In Parasegetibacter sp. NRK P23, the genomic stretch CAGGCATTATACCATTAATCACATCACTGAAGATTTCGTGCAACAAGCGCACCAAACCAGTGCGAAATATGAACACGGGCAAAGCGAATTTGACGCGGTGGGCCTGACGCCAGAATTTGAACCAGGCGTTAACGCGCCCTTCGTAAAGGAAAGCCGGATCCGTTTCGCCTGCGAACTGGTGCAGCGCATGGATATAACATTGAACGGTACGTTCCTGCTCATCGGTAAAATCATCCACATCTTGGTTCCCGATGAAGTGGTGGGAGAAGACGGATTCATTGACTTGGAAAAAGCGGGCACCATCACCACCAGCGGGCTGGACAGCTACCACACCACCAACAGGATCGCCCGGCTGGCATATGCAAAGCCTTAAACAAAAAACGATTGTCGTAGCAATGGACCACTTCCCCACCAACTATACCGACATATTGAAAATCCTCGACGCCATTGATCCGGTGGCCTACGGGAAAACAAGGAATTATCTTTCCGGAAAAGTAACGCGGTTATCGCCCTATATTTCCCGTGGGGTCATTTCCACGAAGCTGGTGGCCGAAAAACTACTCGCCCGCGGATGTAGCTTTCCTGAAATTGAAATACTGCTGAAAGAACTTGCCTGGCGCGATTACTTCCAGCAGGTATGGATAGCACTTGGTGACAACATTGATACCGATATCAGACAACCTCAACCCGCTGTGCGGAACCATGGAATGCCGCTTATGATTACAATGGCCAACACCGGGATCGCAGCCCTTGACGAGGGCATAAAGGCATTGTATGAAACAGGCTATATGCACAACCACCTGCGCATGTACGTGTCATCCCTTGCCTGCAATATCGCGGGCAGCCATTGGCAAACGCCCGCCCGCTGGATGTATTACCACCTGCTGGATGCCGACCACGCCAGCAATACACTGAGCTGGCAATGGGTGGCCGGAAGTTTCAGTGCTAAAAAATATTTCGCCAACCAGGAAAACATTAATAAATACTGCGGTACCATGCAAAACGGTACACTACTGGATGTTTCTTATGAGGAATTGAATCACCTGTCCATAGATATACCTGCTGCGGAAGATTTTCAGCTTCCGCCCACCGTACTGCCCGAAACGCCGGGCGTACTACTCAACCATGAACTTCCCACCTATATCTATAACTTTTACAACCTCGATCCCGCCTGGGGAACAGCGGAACCCGCCAACCGGATATTATTGCTGGAACCGTCTTTTTTCGAGCGCTACCCGGTAAGCGCGAAAACCATGGAATTTATATTGGAACTGGCGAAAAATATTGAAGGCATCAAGGTATTCAGCGGGGAATTTAACGCCTTAGGCAAGATGGGCAATGTAAGGGGATTTCAGTACAAAGAACACCCCACCACCCGGCATTACAACGGCACGGTGCATCCCCGAGACTGGCTATTCCCCAA encodes the following:
- a CDS encoding FAD-binding domain-containing protein produces the protein MDHFPTNYTDILKILDAIDPVAYGKTRNYLSGKVTRLSPYISRGVISTKLVAEKLLARGCSFPEIEILLKELAWRDYFQQVWIALGDNIDTDIRQPQPAVRNHGMPLMITMANTGIAALDEGIKALYETGYMHNHLRMYVSSLACNIAGSHWQTPARWMYYHLLDADHASNTLSWQWVAGSFSAKKYFANQENINKYCGTMQNGTLLDVSYEELNHLSIDIPAAEDFQLPPTVLPETPGVLLNHELPTYIYNFYNLDPAWGTAEPANRILLLEPSFFERYPVSAKTMEFILELAKNIEGIKVFSGEFNALGKMGNVRGFQYKEHPTTRHYNGTVHPRDWLFPKTTGYFPSFFSFWNKCDKKEYGYSKRAGA
- a CDS encoding flavin reductase family protein, producing MIISSNELIALERRFRANFINSLGGFKSVALIGSRSARGNNNLAVFSSLFHLGADPALCGIIVRPNPEAENTLGNIMHSRHYTINHITEDFVQQAHQTSAKYEHGQSEFDAVGLTPEFEPGVNAPFVKESRIRFACELVQRMDITLNGTFLLIGKIIHILVPDEVVGEDGFIDLEKAGTITTSGLDSYHTTNRIARLAYAKP